A part of Drosophila subpulchrella strain 33 F10 #4 breed RU33 unplaced genomic scaffold, RU_Dsub_v1.1 Primary Assembly Seq18, whole genome shotgun sequence genomic DNA contains:
- the LOC119559145 gene encoding protein apterous isoform X4 — protein sequence MITGFVGETCAEPRFFGTRRCSRCLASISSNELVMRARNLVFHINCFCCTICHTPLTKGDQYGIIDALIYCRIHYNIAREGDAASSSMSATHPYSAQYGSPHNDSSSPHSDPSRSIVPTGIFVPATHVITGLPQPARQKGRPRKRKPKDIEAFTANIDLNTEYVDFGRGSHLSSSSRTKRMRTSFKHHQLRTMKSYFAINHNPDAKDLKQLSQKTGLPKRVLQVWFQNARAKWRRMMMKQDGSGMLEKGEGSLDLDSISVHSPSSFILGGPNSTPPLNMD from the exons ATGATTACTGGTTTCGTGGGGGAGACTTGCGCAGAACCACG TTTTTTTGGTACTCGCCGCTGCTCGCGCTGCCTGGCTTCCATTAGCTCCAATGAGTTAGTGATGCGCGCCCGGAACCTTGTATTTCATATTAACTGCTTTTGCTGCACAATCTGTCACACGCCACTGACAAAGGGAGATCAATATGGTATAATCGATGCGCTAATATACTGCAG GATTCACTACAACATAGCGAGGGAAGGTGACGCCGCCTCGTCCAGCATGAGCGCCACCCACCCGTACAGCGCCCAGTACGGCTCGCCACACAACGACTCCTCGAGCCCGCACTCGGACCCTAGTCGGAGTATTGTTCCTACGGGCATCTTTGTGCCCGCGACCCACGTCATCACCGGACTACCACAGCCGGCTCGTCAAAAAGGCAGGCCGCGCAAGCGCAAGCCCAAGGACATTGAGGCGTTCACCGCAAACATAG ATCTCAACACTGAGTACGTAGACTTTGGTCGGGGCTCGCACTTAAGCTCTTCGTCGCGCACCAAACGAATGCGGACCTCGTTCAAACATCACCAGTTACGTACCATGAAGTCCTACTTCGCCATTAATCACAATCCCGACGCCAAGGATCTGAAGCAATTGTCGCAGAAAACCGGTTTACCAAAGAGAGTCCTACAG GTCTGGTTTCAAAATGCCAGGGCCAAATGGCGCCGCATGATGATGAAGCAGGATGGCAGTGGGATGTTGGAAAAGGGAGAGGGCTCTTTAGACCTTGACAGCATCTCAGTGCACAGTCCTAGTTCGTTCATATTAGGCGGCCCTAACAGCACCCCGCCACTTAACATGGACTAA